From the genome of Spirosomataceae bacterium TFI 002, one region includes:
- a CDS encoding LytTr DNA-binding domain-containing protein: MKTTEKIRIGGHQFAHPSNIMKLVASENYTTILFKTGKKIMVATTLGKLQERLAPFGFCRPNRQTVVNMNYISQLVEKESVLTLRMKNKENLIVSKRRIRNMKAIFSDTTIG; the protein is encoded by the coding sequence ATGAAAACAACAGAAAAAATAAGAATAGGTGGGCATCAGTTTGCCCACCCTTCTAACATCATGAAATTAGTAGCTTCTGAAAATTACACAACTATTCTTTTCAAAACTGGTAAGAAAATAATGGTAGCAACTACACTAGGGAAACTACAAGAACGGCTTGCACCCTTTGGTTTTTGCAGACCAAATAGGCAAACAGTCGTCAATATGAATTACATAAGCCAGCTGGTAGAGAAAGAAAGTGTTCTCACTCTCCGTATGAAGAATAAGGAGAATCTTATTGTTTCTAAGCGTAGGATAAGAAATATGAAAGCTATTTTTTCGGATACAACTATCGGATAA
- a CDS encoding ELWxxDGT repeat-containing protein, producing MILNWEKSKSALILLLLFAFNLSQAQVVLLKDIKTGTGQSFMEKPVVFNGKLYFQASGDNFSLSGIFESDGTAIGTTLFHGELYTDELTAAASFLAWSGSPPSGTGSRIWRSNNGVVEYPGNTNNFCSTLFAYQNEVFFNGSTFSNGSELWKLKSTGSPEAVIELPSSNSPSSLNPSRFTNHTDGSFYFLSWRINGSCSLWRSSGETANTFKIIDCPYTNEIFSAGNYIYFFTRDEAPLNSGLKQLWVSDGTNAGTHEIMDFGAGYPVTTQYAELNGKFYFFAPEPDNSYELWESDGTAIGTFPVSNIDIDGGFPTFLGKVGNELFFSAANSSLGPVLYKFNHLSSTVTLLKDINTVSTTSGDMGVGVQFLNKLYFTADDGINGIELWRTDGSSSGTELVADINPSGNSEINHLTVLGKRLIFVAYDPIYGYEPRVYTDPMDPPCPSTLALSGLSTQMIYEAALSIESTQEVPVSFNSNYYSPSILLNPGFVTNNMAVFRAEPLGCD from the coding sequence ATGATCTTGAATTGGGAAAAATCGAAATCGGCCTTAATATTATTATTGCTATTTGCGTTCAACTTATCGCAAGCTCAGGTCGTTCTTTTGAAAGATATCAAAACTGGAACCGGACAAAGCTTTATGGAAAAGCCAGTAGTCTTCAATGGGAAGTTATATTTTCAAGCAAGTGGCGATAATTTTTCACTGTCTGGGATATTTGAAAGTGACGGAACAGCTATAGGCACTACTCTGTTCCATGGAGAACTTTATACCGACGAACTTACTGCTGCCGCAAGTTTTCTGGCTTGGAGCGGCTCACCGCCATCTGGAACGGGTTCAAGAATATGGAGATCAAACAATGGTGTAGTTGAATACCCAGGTAATACAAATAATTTTTGTTCTACTCTTTTTGCCTACCAAAATGAGGTCTTCTTTAATGGTTCTACTTTTTCCAATGGGTCAGAATTATGGAAATTGAAAAGTACGGGTTCTCCAGAGGCAGTCATAGAATTACCATCATCTAATTCACCTTCTTCCTTAAATCCATCACGATTTACGAATCATACTGACGGTTCTTTCTATTTTTTATCATGGAGAATCAATGGATCTTGTTCCCTGTGGCGTTCGTCGGGAGAAACAGCCAATACTTTTAAAATCATAGATTGTCCTTATACGAACGAAATATTCTCAGCTGGTAATTATATCTATTTCTTTACAAGAGATGAAGCACCTTTAAACTCAGGTCTTAAACAGCTCTGGGTATCTGATGGCACCAATGCTGGGACTCATGAGATCATGGATTTTGGTGCAGGTTACCCTGTGACCACTCAATATGCTGAATTAAATGGAAAATTCTACTTTTTTGCTCCTGAACCTGATAATTCTTATGAATTATGGGAGTCCGACGGAACTGCAATAGGAACTTTTCCAGTAAGCAATATTGATATAGATGGGGGATTTCCTACTTTTCTTGGCAAAGTTGGCAATGAATTGTTTTTCAGTGCTGCCAATTCAAGCTTAGGACCCGTACTGTATAAGTTCAATCATCTTTCAAGTACTGTTACTTTATTAAAAGATATCAATACAGTTTCTACTACTAGCGGTGATATGGGAGTTGGAGTTCAATTTCTAAATAAACTTTACTTTACAGCCGACGATGGTATAAATGGAATAGAACTATGGCGTACTGATGGCTCCAGTTCAGGAACCGAGTTAGTTGCTGACATAAACCCATCCGGTAATTCAGAAATTAATCACCTAACAGTTTTGGGCAAGCGTTTGATTTTTGTCGCGTATGACCCCATTTATGGATATGAGCCCAGAGTTTATACGGATCCAATGGATCCTCCTTGTCCCTCGACATTGGCTTTATCGGGTTTAAGTACCCAAATGATATATGAAGCAGCATTGTCTATAGAAAGTACGCAAGAAGTTCCTGTTAGCTTTAATTCAAATTATTATTCACCCTCTATTCTTCTCAATCCAGGTTTCGTCACAAATAATATGGCAGTTTTTAGAGCGGAACCGCTAGGCTGCGATTAA
- a CDS encoding RES domain-containing protein: MIVYRIAKSEYAEDLSGRGSFLFGGRWNSEGIYALYTSTHRSLAFLELIAHLPLELVSQAEYKVISIEIPEPINKYPIFETLDDARSKGNEILKAKEHLYFDVPSIIFPEERNLIINPIHELASSITIIETKKLVIDSRLV, translated from the coding sequence ATGATAGTTTACCGCATCGCAAAAAGTGAATATGCAGAAGATCTAAGTGGAAGGGGCTCATTCCTTTTTGGTGGCCGATGGAATTCAGAAGGGATATATGCACTTTATACATCTACTCATAGATCCTTGGCTTTTCTTGAACTAATTGCACACTTACCATTAGAACTCGTCTCTCAAGCTGAGTACAAAGTTATTTCGATTGAAATACCTGAACCCATAAACAAGTACCCAATATTTGAAACTTTAGATGATGCTCGTTCCAAAGGAAACGAAATTCTGAAAGCAAAAGAGCATCTTTATTTTGATGTACCTAGCATTATTTTTCCAGAAGAAAGAAATTTAATTATCAATCCCATACATGAACTTGCATCAAGTATCACAATTATAGAAACCAAAAAATTGGTGATTGATAGTAGACTGGTTTGA
- a CDS encoding putative toxin-antitoxin system antitoxin component, TIGR02293 family, protein MEWKRLKNRNATYCLKITQIVVYLSMGSKKSNKHTLEEPLVAYHRPSPFLGILYGNTAFESDDTAFMKVTRQGVEKSSIKVLSEYLGLTQEKISECLHSSLRNLQRKDDDELLDISKSERVMELTAFAKQGTRVLGGQEALAIWLQSPLMALQFKKPMDFLDTTFGLNILYKILGRIEHGVYT, encoded by the coding sequence ATGGAATGGAAGAGGTTAAAAAATAGAAATGCGACATATTGTTTAAAAATAACACAAATTGTCGTATATTTGAGTATGGGAAGTAAGAAGTCAAACAAACATACATTAGAAGAGCCGCTTGTAGCCTATCATAGACCAAGCCCTTTCCTTGGAATTCTATATGGAAACACCGCGTTTGAGTCTGATGATACTGCCTTTATGAAAGTAACTAGGCAAGGTGTTGAGAAATCTAGCATTAAAGTCCTTTCTGAGTATTTGGGACTTACTCAAGAGAAAATAAGCGAATGCCTCCATAGCAGCTTAAGAAACCTACAACGCAAAGATGATGACGAACTTTTAGATATTTCTAAATCAGAGCGAGTAATGGAGCTCACTGCATTTGCTAAACAAGGTACTCGAGTGCTTGGTGGGCAAGAGGCACTTGCGATATGGTTGCAAAGCCCATTAATGGCCTTACAGTTTAAAAAACCTATGGATTTTTTAGACACAACTTTTGGTCTCAACATTCTCTATAAAATTCTAGGTCGTATAGAGCACGGAGTGTACACATGA
- a CDS encoding parallel beta-helix repeat-containing protein, producing MRISLLILSLGILFFSCSSNSNTKSVDTADLRVANEEEVEALVAAFIEAEDGSTVSIPEGYFELNTQLILDAVNDVTVKGAGMRKSILSFKNLSTGGEGMKVAGNNITLEGFTVIDAPGDDIKTQHCKGLTFRDVNTTWSHSDLAKSGTYGIYPVQCEDVLIENCEVSHSRDAGIYVGQSKNIIVRNNYVFENVAGIEIENSDNAEVYDNHAFNNTAGILVFNLPGLPKPWGKNTKIYNNKIEENNHDNFALGEASENGNPISMIPPGSGVVIFAGDSVEVFNNQILNHKTSSVSIASYHITDLPIPTHEGWSPYVKNISIHDNTYERKFGVPDVSKDLGKLIAAKCFKTQDILYDGITEGDASKNPMNICIKESLSDLRFSRLVIPADGNISGIKVANDVENFNCSIAVKTNVSKIKI from the coding sequence ATGCGAATCAGTTTGTTAATCCTTTCTCTAGGAATATTGTTTTTTTCATGTTCCAGTAATTCAAATACAAAGTCAGTAGACACAGCGGACCTTAGGGTTGCCAATGAAGAAGAAGTTGAAGCTTTGGTTGCCGCATTTATTGAAGCTGAGGACGGAAGTACAGTAAGTATTCCCGAAGGATATTTTGAGCTGAATACTCAACTCATTCTTGATGCTGTCAATGATGTTACAGTAAAAGGAGCTGGAATGCGAAAGAGCATTTTATCTTTCAAGAACCTCAGTACAGGTGGCGAGGGAATGAAAGTAGCTGGTAATAACATTACATTAGAAGGATTCACTGTAATAGACGCACCAGGAGATGATATCAAAACGCAACATTGTAAGGGTTTAACATTTAGAGACGTAAACACAACTTGGTCGCACTCGGATCTTGCCAAAAGCGGAACATACGGAATTTATCCCGTTCAGTGTGAAGACGTATTAATTGAGAATTGTGAAGTTTCGCATAGTAGAGATGCAGGAATATACGTTGGCCAGTCTAAAAACATTATTGTTAGGAACAATTATGTTTTTGAAAATGTAGCAGGTATTGAAATCGAAAACTCGGATAATGCTGAAGTTTATGACAATCATGCTTTCAATAATACTGCTGGAATTTTAGTTTTCAACCTACCAGGTTTGCCAAAACCATGGGGCAAAAATACCAAGATTTACAACAACAAAATAGAAGAAAACAACCATGATAATTTTGCTTTGGGAGAAGCAAGTGAAAATGGAAACCCCATTTCTATGATTCCTCCAGGTAGTGGCGTTGTAATTTTTGCTGGTGACAGCGTTGAAGTATTCAACAATCAGATATTGAATCACAAAACTTCTTCAGTTTCTATCGCGAGCTATCACATTACTGATTTACCTATACCAACACACGAAGGCTGGAGTCCTTACGTTAAAAACATTTCAATTCACGACAATACCTATGAAAGGAAATTTGGAGTACCTGATGTAAGTAAAGATTTGGGAAAATTGATCGCTGCAAAATGCTTTAAAACCCAAGATATTCTATACGATGGTATCACAGAGGGGGATGCATCAAAAAACCCTATGAACATTTGTATCAAAGAATCACTTTCTGATTTAAGATTTTCAAGACTTGTAATCCCAGCTGATGGAAATATTTCAGGGATAAAAGTCGCAAATGATGTTGAAAATTTCAATTGTAGTATAGCAGTTAAAACAAACGTTTCGAAAATTAAAATATGA
- a CDS encoding cAMP-binding domain of CRP or a regulatory subunit of cAMP-dependent protein kinases: MKTLINHLQEISKLSQKAVDHLVSKLHPISISKKEIFDHPNEVSHSLYIIESGAVREFFVNQKGNDISAWFGFESDIAVCLASFLSSEKGYTGLQALEDCTLLQLKRDDLFEMYDLFPEMERLGRIIVEQYFIKSEKYAHGFHHLSATERYELLIKTQPEVSNRISVSHIASFLGISIETLSRIRAKKV, translated from the coding sequence TTGAAAACGCTCATTAATCACTTACAAGAAATAAGTAAGCTTAGTCAAAAGGCTGTCGACCATTTAGTTTCCAAACTTCATCCAATTTCTATTTCTAAAAAAGAAATATTTGATCATCCCAACGAAGTCTCACATAGCCTTTACATAATTGAGTCAGGAGCTGTAAGAGAGTTTTTTGTAAATCAAAAAGGAAATGACATTTCCGCTTGGTTCGGCTTTGAAAGTGATATAGCAGTTTGTCTGGCTAGTTTTTTATCCTCGGAGAAAGGTTACACAGGCTTACAAGCTCTTGAAGACTGTACATTATTACAGTTAAAAAGAGATGATTTATTCGAAATGTATGACCTCTTTCCAGAGATGGAAAGGCTCGGAAGAATCATTGTAGAGCAGTATTTTATCAAAAGTGAGAAATATGCTCATGGCTTTCATCATCTTTCTGCTACAGAGCGATACGAGTTATTGATTAAAACACAACCAGAGGTGTCAAATCGTATCTCGGTTAGTCATATTGCTAGTTTTTTAGGCATCTCGATAGAAACACTTAGCCGAATTAGAGCTAAAAAAGTGTAA
- a CDS encoding TonB-dependent Receptor Plug Domain, with product MKTSFLILLFASASAFSFAQKPTQSIRGIVKDKLTKQVLPGASVIIQNTEPQKGALTNENGEFLIENVNVGRHDVKVQFVGYEPFISQGLILQSTKELYLEFELTEGSIKTEEVIVSASKNAFEPLNNLSVVSTRSFTSEETERMPGGVNDPGRVALSYPGVQRGQDDAENQIVVRGNSPVGILWRLEGIDIPNPNHFAVVGSSGGGVTIFSAQLLAKSDFSTGGFAAEYGNAISGVFDVRFRQGNFEDRQHRGKIGILGLDFATEGPLQKGKSSYLINYRYSTLGLLSSMGFNLVGERVTNDFQDLSFNLVFKGKNNKSQTTFFGIGGLSEERYYPVELAENRNPRVLNNFEDRRRPANMGATGFTHTYLPDNKSYIKVVGALVASNQSRFSDTLSDTNARFRYDTQEYRDTRFVTSAIYNRKLKEKLSVKTGLIYNEIFFDFLKNTLPRNSLLDINLDQRFINVEGKGNTRTLQLYTQFSMSPTDKFTVNAGYHIMYLAASNKTAVEPRVSMQFVPQANQRVSLAYGLHSRVLPLMTYFVTDSIGNYLNPDLDFIKSHHFVVAYHLYTKSKMRFSAETYYQNLYNVPVNVDPTSNYWLLNNSSDFPTFEAESKGTGENYGLDLAVEKMFSNSYFFLVTGSLLNSTFAKADGIKYNSRFNTRFSSSYTLGKEFSFKKGGILQIGGRFLFNGGFRYTPYDPILSAEAGRYIEKAGAYNEGYVAPYQRLDTRIAYRFNKPKLSGNISLDIQNTLNKLNATSVGYVAETNTTELQYRGSGLIPIISFQFDL from the coding sequence ATGAAAACAAGTTTTCTTATCCTACTTTTTGCTAGTGCATCTGCTTTCAGTTTTGCACAAAAACCAACTCAATCCATACGAGGAATTGTAAAGGATAAACTAACTAAACAAGTACTGCCAGGAGCTTCTGTTATTATTCAAAATACAGAGCCACAAAAAGGTGCACTTACAAATGAAAACGGGGAATTTTTAATTGAAAATGTGAATGTTGGTCGGCACGATGTTAAAGTGCAATTCGTTGGTTATGAGCCTTTTATTTCGCAAGGACTTATACTTCAAAGTACCAAAGAATTATACCTCGAATTTGAATTAACAGAAGGTAGTATTAAGACTGAAGAGGTAATCGTAAGTGCCTCTAAAAATGCTTTTGAACCATTAAATAATTTATCTGTAGTAAGTACACGATCGTTTACATCAGAAGAAACCGAACGTATGCCTGGCGGTGTAAATGATCCAGGTCGTGTGGCTTTATCTTATCCCGGTGTGCAGAGAGGGCAAGATGATGCCGAAAATCAAATTGTGGTAAGAGGAAACTCACCAGTTGGTATTTTATGGCGATTAGAAGGCATAGATATCCCAAACCCAAACCACTTTGCAGTTGTGGGTTCTTCTGGAGGTGGAGTTACTATTTTTAGTGCCCAGCTTTTAGCAAAATCAGATTTTTCAACTGGAGGGTTTGCCGCAGAGTATGGAAATGCAATTTCTGGAGTGTTTGATGTGAGATTTAGACAAGGTAATTTTGAAGATAGACAGCACAGAGGTAAAATCGGCATATTGGGGCTCGACTTTGCAACAGAAGGTCCATTACAAAAAGGAAAATCGTCGTATTTGATTAATTACAGATATTCTACTTTAGGTTTATTAAGTTCTATGGGATTCAATTTAGTGGGCGAGCGAGTTACAAATGACTTTCAGGACCTTTCTTTTAATCTTGTTTTTAAAGGAAAGAATAATAAATCGCAGACTACATTCTTCGGTATAGGTGGTTTATCAGAAGAGCGATATTATCCTGTGGAGCTAGCTGAAAATAGGAATCCAAGGGTTCTAAATAATTTTGAAGACAGAAGACGTCCCGCAAATATGGGTGCTACTGGTTTTACACATACCTACTTGCCTGATAATAAGTCCTATATTAAAGTTGTAGGTGCTCTTGTTGCTAGTAATCAGTCTAGGTTTAGTGATACATTGAGTGATACAAATGCTCGATTTAGATATGATACTCAAGAATATCGTGACACTAGATTTGTAACTTCAGCCATTTACAATAGGAAGTTAAAAGAAAAGCTTTCAGTAAAAACTGGATTAATTTATAACGAAATATTCTTCGACTTCCTGAAGAATACTTTACCAAGAAACAGCCTTTTGGATATTAATTTAGATCAAAGGTTTATCAATGTGGAAGGGAAAGGAAACACAAGGACATTGCAACTATATACTCAGTTTAGTATGTCTCCAACTGATAAGTTTACTGTAAATGCAGGCTACCATATAATGTATTTAGCGGCAAGCAATAAAACTGCTGTAGAACCAAGAGTGTCAATGCAATTCGTACCTCAGGCAAATCAAAGAGTTAGTTTGGCTTATGGACTACATAGTAGAGTTTTACCACTTATGACTTATTTTGTTACCGACAGCATTGGGAATTACCTCAATCCCGATTTAGATTTTATAAAATCCCATCATTTCGTTGTAGCGTACCATTTATATACCAAATCTAAAATGAGGTTTAGTGCCGAAACTTACTATCAAAACCTATATAATGTTCCTGTAAATGTAGACCCTACCTCAAACTATTGGTTACTCAACAATAGTAGCGATTTTCCCACTTTCGAAGCGGAAAGTAAAGGAACCGGTGAGAATTACGGTTTAGATTTAGCGGTAGAAAAGATGTTTTCTAACAGTTATTTTTTCTTAGTAACTGGATCCCTTTTGAACTCAACTTTTGCAAAGGCCGACGGAATAAAATACAATTCAAGATTTAATACTAGATTTTCTTCGAGTTATACTTTGGGGAAAGAGTTTTCATTTAAAAAAGGAGGAATTCTGCAAATAGGAGGGCGATTCTTATTTAATGGCGGATTTAGATACACACCTTATGATCCAATCCTATCGGCAGAAGCGGGTAGATACATTGAAAAAGCGGGTGCTTACAACGAAGGATATGTAGCTCCTTACCAAAGACTGGACACTAGAATCGCATACCGTTTTAACAAGCCAAAATTGTCTGGAAACATAAGCTTAGATATTCAAAATACTTTAAACAAACTGAATGCAACTAGTGTAGGTTATGTGGCCGAAACGAATACAACTGAACTTCAATACAGAGGAAGTGGACTAATACCTATTATTTCATTTCAATTTGACTTGTAA
- a CDS encoding DNA-binding response regulator, NarL/FixJ family, contains REC and HTH domains — translation MTKIAIVDDHQIFLKGLEGLLNDHFTVVATFENATNLIDNLEEHEIDVLVLDLQLPDMPPEQILKKIRQIKPSLPILYLTLMRGNRFFNKLSQHGFQGYILKDSPIDELCNAIEALSKGETYFGDRYGSDIELNTVTIPKNNMISLLSTREKEVLKLVAQELSSSQIAEKLFVSVSTIDSHRKNIMIKLGVDNIVGLVKIAVENGLI, via the coding sequence ATGACCAAAATTGCTATAGTTGACGATCACCAAATATTTTTAAAAGGACTTGAGGGACTGCTCAATGATCACTTTACAGTTGTTGCCACATTTGAAAATGCCACAAATTTAATCGATAATTTAGAAGAACATGAAATTGACGTGCTAGTTCTTGATCTTCAGTTACCCGATATGCCACCTGAGCAAATTTTGAAAAAAATTCGTCAAATAAAACCATCACTTCCGATCCTCTACCTTACCCTTATGCGAGGTAATCGATTTTTTAATAAACTTAGCCAACATGGTTTTCAAGGTTATATTTTAAAAGACAGTCCTATCGATGAGCTTTGTAACGCAATAGAAGCACTTTCTAAGGGGGAAACATATTTTGGCGATAGGTATGGAAGTGACATTGAACTTAACACGGTTACTATCCCTAAAAACAATATGATTTCCTTACTAAGCACTAGGGAGAAAGAAGTACTTAAACTTGTAGCTCAGGAATTGTCAAGTTCACAAATCGCTGAAAAACTCTTCGTTAGTGTAAGCACAATTGATAGTCACCGCAAAAATATCATGATCAAACTTGGGGTTGACAATATTGTAGGTCTCGTCAAAATTGCTGTTGAAAACGGACTGATATAG
- a CDS encoding nitronate monooxygenase yields MNPFKNLTLPVVAAPMFLISGPELVIECCKNGIVGTFPALNQRTTEGFEEWVIKIKTELATWEQETGKKAAPFGVNFIVHPTNPRVMADVEIAVKHQIPLIITSLGAVSDLVEAIHSYGGLVFHDVIKKRHAEKAAEAGVDGLILVAAGAGGHGGTLHPVPFIKEVKSFFNGTILLSGCLSDGQDVASAMQMGADLAYLGTRFINTTEANADKAYQEMIIESGTTDIVYTAAVSGVYGNFMAKSLESVGIPKEKWNDSKKVDFGEELDTEKAEAKAWKTLWSAGQGVATIHDVMPVEDLINKMKEEFKAAITKQNELLTVYS; encoded by the coding sequence ATGAATCCTTTCAAAAACCTAACTTTACCAGTTGTAGCGGCACCAATGTTCTTAATTTCGGGACCAGAGCTAGTTATAGAGTGTTGTAAAAATGGAATTGTAGGTACATTTCCAGCTTTGAACCAAAGAACCACGGAAGGTTTTGAAGAATGGGTAATAAAAATCAAAACCGAATTAGCTACTTGGGAGCAAGAAACAGGAAAAAAAGCTGCTCCTTTTGGAGTAAACTTTATTGTACATCCTACTAACCCTCGTGTTATGGCGGATGTTGAAATTGCCGTAAAGCATCAAATTCCCTTAATAATCACCTCCCTAGGGGCGGTCAGCGATTTAGTAGAAGCGATACATTCTTATGGTGGATTGGTTTTTCATGACGTCATCAAAAAGCGTCATGCAGAGAAAGCCGCGGAGGCTGGAGTAGATGGTCTTATTTTAGTTGCTGCAGGTGCAGGAGGGCACGGAGGAACCTTACACCCAGTTCCCTTTATTAAAGAAGTTAAGAGTTTCTTCAATGGTACAATACTTCTTTCTGGATGTCTAAGCGATGGCCAAGATGTGGCATCCGCAATGCAAATGGGTGCAGACTTGGCTTATCTAGGTACTCGATTTATAAATACTACAGAAGCCAATGCAGACAAGGCATATCAGGAAATGATCATTGAAAGTGGAACTACTGATATCGTTTATACAGCTGCAGTATCTGGAGTTTACGGTAATTTCATGGCTAAAAGTTTAGAAAGCGTAGGAATCCCTAAAGAAAAGTGGAACGACTCTAAAAAAGTTGACTTTGGCGAAGAGCTTGATACCGAAAAGGCAGAAGCAAAAGCTTGGAAAACTCTTTGGAGTGCAGGTCAAGGTGTTGCAACAATCCATGACGTTATGCCAGTAGAAGACTTAATAAATAAGATGAAAGAAGAGTTTAAAGCCGCTATTACAAAGCAAAACGAACTTTTGACGGTTTATTCGTGA
- a CDS encoding putative oxidoreductase: MAKRSSTSPVTLDIAILILRVGISLLMLTHGYSKLQKIVAGDLSFGDPLGLGEGLSLYLTVFAEFFCSILLIFGFLTKPASVVLMFTMAVAAFIVHGNDGLAKQEKALLFLISYITLFLTGPGKFSFDQLWIGKLVRKRFKRR, encoded by the coding sequence ATGGCAAAACGCAGTTCTACTTCCCCAGTAACTCTAGACATTGCAATATTAATATTAAGAGTAGGAATTTCGCTTTTAATGTTGACGCATGGATATTCTAAACTTCAAAAAATAGTTGCAGGTGATCTAAGCTTTGGCGATCCATTAGGTCTCGGTGAAGGACTTTCACTTTATCTCACCGTATTTGCTGAATTCTTTTGCTCAATTCTCTTAATTTTTGGTTTTCTTACTAAACCAGCTTCTGTTGTACTGATGTTCACAATGGCTGTTGCGGCATTTATAGTGCATGGTAATGATGGTCTAGCCAAACAAGAAAAGGCACTTCTGTTCCTTATCTCTTACATTACACTGTTTCTCACTGGGCCAGGAAAGTTTTCTTTCGACCAATTATGGATAGGAAAACTAGTTAGAAAGCGGTTTAAAAGGAGGTAA
- a CDS encoding Thiol-disulfide isomerase or thioredoxin: MNILLLLISLFNFSNNGSFLAPQDDPYLLAEFNQEAELNALLTNPENAKVVAEFDEQFAEDFNTAKQYDVITTSNVDDWEMSLFDKRNKQMSFIKNHVTISPELSSFLQTEIKYNYWHLLLAYAINRSNANVDIKIVTSLPRVMTDALKQNEINNEELLISKSFRAFLPYYAIYYNSQEKGFLKYALGSKSLADKGNFAMERLKGNVLDYTLMQLVDIGSNSLSTDSFRFWTSQIFSENLQKYLVDKHYAKILEEEEKLAKAEVEKSKKTKSSSLPNLVDLNDKSFTFEKYEGKVIYVDFWASWCGPCRKEFPYSKEMHESLSAKERKQIVFLYISTDQDLEAWKKAVEKLGLSEFGENAHSFEVGAAYKISSIPRYMIIDKKGNIVNPNAPRPSNPETLQELLKLL, translated from the coding sequence ATGAACATACTCTTACTTTTAATAAGTCTATTCAATTTTTCTAACAACGGGAGCTTCCTTGCCCCGCAAGATGACCCGTACTTACTGGCAGAATTCAATCAAGAAGCTGAACTAAATGCCCTTTTAACTAATCCTGAGAATGCAAAAGTTGTTGCGGAGTTTGACGAGCAATTTGCCGAAGACTTCAACACAGCTAAGCAATATGACGTAATAACAACAAGTAATGTTGACGATTGGGAAATGAGCTTATTCGATAAGAGAAATAAGCAAATGTCTTTTATAAAAAATCATGTCACTATATCTCCGGAATTAAGTAGCTTTTTGCAGACTGAAATCAAATACAATTACTGGCATTTACTATTGGCTTATGCGATCAACCGAAGCAATGCGAATGTGGACATCAAAATAGTTACTTCGCTCCCGAGGGTAATGACCGACGCTTTAAAGCAAAATGAGATAAATAATGAAGAGTTACTGATTTCTAAAAGTTTCAGAGCTTTTTTACCCTATTATGCGATTTACTACAATTCGCAAGAAAAAGGTTTTTTGAAATATGCTTTAGGCAGTAAATCATTGGCAGACAAAGGAAACTTCGCAATGGAGAGATTGAAAGGAAATGTCCTAGACTATACCCTAATGCAGCTTGTAGATATTGGAAGCAATAGCTTATCTACCGACTCTTTCCGATTTTGGACGAGTCAAATATTTTCAGAAAACTTGCAGAAGTATTTAGTAGATAAGCATTATGCCAAAATCCTAGAGGAAGAAGAAAAACTTGCAAAAGCAGAAGTAGAGAAAAGTAAAAAAACGAAAAGTTCTTCTCTACCTAATCTCGTGGATTTGAACGACAAGAGCTTTACCTTTGAAAAATATGAAGGAAAAGTTATTTATGTTGACTTTTGGGCTAGTTGGTGTGGCCCTTGTAGAAAAGAATTTCCATACAGTAAAGAAATGCACGAGTCACTTTCCGCTAAAGAGAGAAAACAAATTGTATTCTTGTACATTTCAACTGATCAAGACCTAGAAGCATGGAAAAAAGCTGTTGAAAAACTGGGGCTCAGTGAGTTTGGAGAAAATGCTCATTCTTTTGAGGTTGGGGCCGCGTATAAGATCTCCAGTATACCTCGATACATGATCATCGATAAAAAAGGAAATATTGTAAATCCAAATGCTCCAAGACCAAGTAATCCTGAAACTTTACAAGAGTTATTGAAGTTATTATAA